The genomic interval CCCGGCCCGGATATTTTCCGGACGCTATTTGCCTTATCACTCTTCAGGTATCAATACCCTGCAAGTTTATGCATTTATCAGTTTAAGCATTCCTGCCTTTAAACTAGGCGTAATGCCGGGCCGTTTACTTGCAATGTTTGGCATCCGTTTCTTAACGATCCCGCCGAACTGTAGACAGGGTAAAAGATGTTAACTCCCTGCCCCGCTTTCAGACAGACGATTGACGCCGCCAATGGTGAAGGGCTGACAGGCGGCAGCCGCTTTTTTGAGTTCAGCGGCTATGTCTTTGTCGTATTCACTGATTGATTATTGCGCGTCCGCGCTCGGGCTATTTCGTCAGTCCGCGAAACATCGAACGGCAAATACCGCCTGCACCTGCTCTGTCGGGCCCTGTACCCGTGACCCTAGAAGCCGTTGCGCATTCACTGTTCAGCAGCGCGGAAACCCGTTTGATACCCCTCGGCGCGGCGCTGCCCGATCCCAACTGGTTGCCGGCGGAGGCACTGCAGCGAGCGCTGCAGTGCCTCCGTCGTCTGGATACGCATGGCCAAAGCTACAGCCTGCCACCGGGCCGGGCCGATCTGCGCAATAAGATTGCCATACGTGTAGCGCAATGGGGCGCACGGTTTGGTGCGGACTACCTTGTTATTACCGCTGGGGCTACCCAGGCGCTGCGTCTGGCGTTGCGCGCCGTGTGCCAGCCGGGCGATGCCGTCGCGATTGAGCAACCCGCCTACTTCGGCACGCTCCTGCTGCTGGAAGATTTAGGCCTGAAGGCACTGTAAATCCCCACCGATCCCACTGAAGGGTTAATGCTGGTACCGCTTGCAGACGCCATTAAGCAGCATCGACCCGCTGCCGTTCTGGCCTCGCCTACCGTGCAAAACCCGCTTGGTGCCAGTATGCCGGTCGCGCGTAAGCAGGAGCTTGTGGCATTGCTCGAACGAGCGGGCATCCCATTAATCGAGGACGATGTGTATGGCGATCTTGCTGGCGAAGGACAGCGTCCTCCTGCCTGCAAGGCCTTTGATCAGAGTGGCAACGTAATTTACTGCAGTTCGCTGTCCAAGACGCTCGCGCCCGGCTGGCGCTTAGGTTGGATTGCCGCTGGCCGCTTTCACACCTAGGTTTTGCAGGCGCGCATGGCGGGCGAATGGGCGGGTGCACCGTTGCTTGAAGCCGCCACCAGCGACGTACTGGCCAGTGGAGACTACTATTAGCACCTGCGACGTTTGAAGGTTCGCGTTGCAGAATGTGTGCGAGCCGTCATCGCACGGGTTGAAGCGAGTTTCCCGCCGGGCACACGCGTTACTGCACCGGAAGCCGGCTTTTTGCTGTGGGTTGAACTTCCGCCACAGATCAATGCGCTGGAAGTGCACCGTCGCGCACTGGCGCTGGGTATTGGGGTTAGCCCGGGGCCGCTGTTTTCACCTGAAGCGGCGTTACAGAATTTCCTGCGCTTAAATTGCGCGAACCAGCCAACGGCACAGCTGCTCAATGCCGTGGACCAGATTGGCGCGATTTGTCACGCATTGATGGCCTGAGTTTTGTGCAGGGCTCCAGCAACGTCTGCAGCGCTCGCTGCTTACGGCATCTCACTCCGGTTCGTGACGCTTTTTCCTCGGACGGTTTATCGAAGCGCTCAGTTCGTGCAACCGGTTGACGGTTTTAATCGGTGTCGCGGGTTCAGCGGCTGCCAACGCCAGAACCAGGACTTCCAGACAGATCATCGGCGTGCCGTGCACCGGAATCCTTTCCTCCGCCACACTGCGCGGGATGAAGATGGTGCAATCGGCGTGATGCGAAAACAGGGAATTGCGCGATCCCGTCAGTAAAATGATCGAGATATTTAAACGGCGCGCCTCTTCAAGAACTGTTGTGCCTTCCCGGTGCGGACTGCGCTGTACCATCATGATCAGCACATCGCCGGGCTGCAGGTGAATGAGCTGTTCGCTTAACGATGAACCAGTGCGATTCAACACGTAAGCAGGCTTGCCGTAACGGTTGAACAAACGGCTCACGTAGTCTGCCAATAATGCTGAAGCGCCAATACCAAAAATAGCAATGCGCTGAGCGCTGTGTAATAACCCCGTGGCATGCGCGATGGCATCGCGATTTTCGTCATCACACAGCAAATCACATGTCATTCGATAGCTATCGACCACAAAGCCGATACTGGCATTGGTATCCGGTGAGAGTTCATACACGGTTGAGGCAATACGTGCAGAACTGCTCAGCGTCCTGCCAAAAATATGATTCAACACACTTTTGAGTTCACGTAGGCCCGAAAACCCCAACGCCTGGAGGGTGCGAATCACCGTGGCATCGGACGTACCGGTTAATTGCGCGATCTCCATTGCCGACTTGTCCATCATGGCGGCCCGATGGTGATAAATATACTCAGCAACGATGAGTTGCTGAGGCGTGAGATATTCCCGCCGCGCGTCAAAGCGTTCGGTATACGTATCCTGCTGCTTGCGTTTAGTCGTGGGGCGGGCGTTTTTCACATTCATTCCAAAATATCTGCAGGCGAAATTACCACTGCGCTAAGCGCTGGCGTTGCATGTCCAGTTGGGCCGTTTCGAGCGGAATATACCCTTCTGCGCTGTGCGTCTGGGCGCTGACGATAGCCTGCCCCTCTGATGACAGGGTAAACGCCAGCCACTCCTTTAGTTGTGGGTTCAGCTTTCGACCAGGAGGCAGATCGAAATAGAGGGAAACATAGCTGGATAGCGGGTATTTCCCCTGTCGCACCTGCGTCAAATCCGGCAGCACGAATTCGTCGCTATCATCAGCTGCAAGAGCAACAATTCTTGCCTGTTTCTGGTAATCCACGGCATTAAACCACCCCACAGCACCGAGGCCAAACGGATCATTTGCCACCGCTTCCAGCACCGACTGACGATCGGGTAGCGGCTCATAATGCGGCGGATAGGGATGGTTTTGCAGATGCAGATGACGAAATGCCGTAGCGTACTTGCCATCATCGCGCAGGCCATAAAGATGAATGCGGCGATACTGGTATTCCCCCTTTAAACCCAGTTGAGACCAGAGGCTGATCTCACCCTGTGGGTTGCCGCGAGCAAAAAGCGCTCGCACCTGCGGCATCGTGAGACCTGGCAGCGGGTTACGATGATTGACGTACAGTGCCGGCGGGCTTTTCGCGTTTGCACGCGGTCCATGGCCGGTGTAGCCAACGTGGATACAGGTCGGCGCATAGCCCTTCACCTTCACAAATGCATCCAGTTCATACTGCC from Candidatus Pantoea floridensis carries:
- a CDS encoding PstS family phosphate ABC transporter substrate-binding protein; protein product: MNTTVTTLPIIGNDGMDSLVTPWCHHFQLAHPGIQFACTMEGSSTAIMALAANASWVAPISRSPWQYELDAFVKVKGYAPTCIHVGYTGHGPRANAKSPPALYVNHRNPLPGLTMPQVRALFARGNPQGEISLWSQLGLKGEYQYRRIHLYGLRDDGKYATAFRHLHLQNHPYPPHYEPLPDRQSVLEAVANDPFGLGAVGWFNAVDYQKQARIVALAADDSDEFVLPDLTQVRQGKYPLSSYVSLYFDLPPGRKLNPQLKEWLAFTLSSEGQAIVSAQTHSAEGYIPLETAQLDMQRQRLAQW
- a CDS encoding MurR/RpiR family transcriptional regulator; the protein is MKNARPTTKRKQQDTYTERFDARREYLTPQQLIVAEYIYHHRAAMMDKSAMEIAQLTGTSDATVIRTLQALGFSGLRELKSVLNHIFGRTLSSSARIASTVYELSPDTNASIGFVVDSYRMTCDLLCDDENRDAIAHATGLLHSAQRIAIFGIGASALLADYVSRLFNRYGKPAYVLNRTGSSLSEQLIHLQPGDVLIMMVQRSPHREGTTVLEEARRLNISIILLTGSRNSLFSHHADCTIFIPRSVAEERIPVHGTPMICLEVLVLALAAAEPATPIKTVNRLHELSASINRPRKKRHEPE